In a genomic window of Vigna angularis cultivar LongXiaoDou No.4 chromosome 6, ASM1680809v1, whole genome shotgun sequence:
- the LOC108343545 gene encoding DUF21 domain-containing protein At4g14240 isoform X4, translating into MNVVSALMVTQDQLGEPEGTPFGSVWWFVYAGISCFLVIFAGIMSGLTLGLMSLGLVDLEILQRSGSPSEKKQAAVILPVVQKQHQLLVTLLLCNAAAMEALPIYLDKMFNQFVAIILSVTFVLFFGEVIPQSICSRYGLAVGANFVWLVRILMIICYPVAYPIGKVLDRLLGHDEALFRRAQLKALVSIHSKEAGKGGELTHDETTIISGALDLTEKTAEEAMTPIESTFSLDVNSKLDWEAMGKILARGHSRVPVYSGNPKNIIGLLLDDEKTESVVVDIHKFSRPPSINKSTSLQRSDATTNGSFSDNMDDGEVIGIITLEDVFEELLQEEIVDETDEYVDVHKRIRVAAAAAASSVARAPSIRRSTGQKGAGSQSKTGLTVKKSAEDDGSNTRPQ; encoded by the exons ATGAATGTGGTAAGTGCGTTAATGGTGACTCAGGACCAACTCGGAGAACCTGAGGGCACACCCTTCGGATCCGTATGGTGGTTCGTCTACGCCGGAATCTCCTGCTTCCTTGTCATCTTCGCCGGAATCATGTCCGGTCTAACCCTAGGTCTCATGTCTCTCGGACTCGTTGACCTCGAGATTCTTCAGCGCAGCGGTTCTCCCTCTGAGAAAAAACAAGCAG CCGTTATACTTCCTGTGGTTCAAAAACAACACCAGCTTCTTGTGACTCTGCTTCTGTGTAATGCTGCTGCCATGGAG GCCCTTCCAATATACCTAGATAAGATGTTCAATCAGTTTGTTGCCATAATTCTCTCTGTGACTTTTGTTCTGTTTTTCGGGGAG GTTATTCCGCAATCAATTTGTAGTAGATATGGCCTTGCTGTAGGTGCTAACTTCGTATGGCTTGTCCGAATTTTAATGATAATCTGTTATCCGGTTGCTTATCCCATTGGAAAG GTTCTAGATAGGCTATTGGGGCATGATGAGGCTTTATTTAGGCGAGCTCAGTTAAAAGCTCTTGTCTCAATCCACAGCAAGGAG GCTGGGAAAGGTGGAGAGCTTACGCATGATGAGACAACAATTATCAGTGGAGCACTAGATTTGACTGAAAAG ACTGCTGAAGAGGCCATGACCCCTATCgaatcaactttttctttggATGTTAATTCAAAATTGGACTG GGAGGCAATGGGGAAAATTCTTGCTCGTGGGCATAGCCGAGTTCCTGTGTATTCTGGAAATCCAAAAAACATTATTGGGCTTCTACTA GATGATGAGAAGACGGAAAGTGTCGTGGTTGACATTCATAAATTTTCAAGACCTCCAAGCATTAATAAGTCAACTAGTTTGCAACGTAGTGATGCCACCACAAATGGTTCCTTTTCGGATAACATGGATGATGGTGAAGTGATTGGTATTATCACATTAGAAGATGTATTTGAAGAACTTTTGCAA GAGGAGATTGTGGATGAGACAGATGAATATGTTGATGTTCATAAGAG aatacgTGTGGCTGCCGCTGCAGCTGCTTCCTCTGTGGCACGGGCCCCATCAATCCGAAGATCGACTGGTCAAAAAGGAGCA GGAAGCCAAAGTAAGACAGGGCTAACTGTGAAGAAATCTGCAGAGGACGATGGATCGAATACAAGGCCACAGTGA
- the LOC108343545 gene encoding DUF21 domain-containing protein At4g14240 isoform X2, giving the protein MNVVSALMVTQDQLGEPEGTPFGSVWWFVYAGISCFLVIFAGIMSGLTLGLMSLGLVDLEILQRSGSPSEKKQAAVILPVVQKQHQLLVTLLLCNAAAMEALPIYLDKMFNQFVAIILSVTFVLFFGEVIPQSICSRYGLAVGANFVWLVRILMIICYPVAYPIGKVLDRLLGHDEALFRRAQLKALVSIHSKEAGKGGELTHDETTIISGALDLTEKTAEEAMTPIESTFSLDVNSKLDWEAMGKILARGHSRVPVYSGNPKNIIGLLLFIYRVPADMPLYDILNEFQKGSSHMAAVVRARGKEKIIPEITGAETYERNKGVTGDSQLTTPLLLKQDDEKTESVVVDIHKFSRPPSINKSTSLQRSDATTNGSFSDNMDDGEVIGIITLEDVFEELLQEEIVDETDEYVDVHKRIRVAAAAAASSVARAPSIRRSTGQKGAGSQSKTGLTVKKSAEDDGSNTRPQ; this is encoded by the exons ATGAATGTGGTAAGTGCGTTAATGGTGACTCAGGACCAACTCGGAGAACCTGAGGGCACACCCTTCGGATCCGTATGGTGGTTCGTCTACGCCGGAATCTCCTGCTTCCTTGTCATCTTCGCCGGAATCATGTCCGGTCTAACCCTAGGTCTCATGTCTCTCGGACTCGTTGACCTCGAGATTCTTCAGCGCAGCGGTTCTCCCTCTGAGAAAAAACAAGCAG CCGTTATACTTCCTGTGGTTCAAAAACAACACCAGCTTCTTGTGACTCTGCTTCTGTGTAATGCTGCTGCCATGGAG GCCCTTCCAATATACCTAGATAAGATGTTCAATCAGTTTGTTGCCATAATTCTCTCTGTGACTTTTGTTCTGTTTTTCGGGGAG GTTATTCCGCAATCAATTTGTAGTAGATATGGCCTTGCTGTAGGTGCTAACTTCGTATGGCTTGTCCGAATTTTAATGATAATCTGTTATCCGGTTGCTTATCCCATTGGAAAG GTTCTAGATAGGCTATTGGGGCATGATGAGGCTTTATTTAGGCGAGCTCAGTTAAAAGCTCTTGTCTCAATCCACAGCAAGGAG GCTGGGAAAGGTGGAGAGCTTACGCATGATGAGACAACAATTATCAGTGGAGCACTAGATTTGACTGAAAAG ACTGCTGAAGAGGCCATGACCCCTATCgaatcaactttttctttggATGTTAATTCAAAATTGGACTG GGAGGCAATGGGGAAAATTCTTGCTCGTGGGCATAGCCGAGTTCCTGTGTATTCTGGAAATCCAAAAAACATTATTGGGCTTCTACTA tttatttacaGAGTTCCTGCGGATATGCCTCTTTACGATATACTGAATGAGTTTCAGAAGGGCAGTAGTCACATGGCTGCTGTGGTTAGGGCTAGGGGGAAAGAAAAGATAATTCCTGAAATAACTGGTGCAGAGACATATGAAAGAAATAAAGGGGTTACAGGGGATTCACAATTGACTACTCCATTACTTCTGAAGCAGGATGATGAGAAGACGGAAAGTGTCGTGGTTGACATTCATAAATTTTCAAGACCTCCAAGCATTAATAAGTCAACTAGTTTGCAACGTAGTGATGCCACCACAAATGGTTCCTTTTCGGATAACATGGATGATGGTGAAGTGATTGGTATTATCACATTAGAAGATGTATTTGAAGAACTTTTGCAA GAGGAGATTGTGGATGAGACAGATGAATATGTTGATGTTCATAAGAG aatacgTGTGGCTGCCGCTGCAGCTGCTTCCTCTGTGGCACGGGCCCCATCAATCCGAAGATCGACTGGTCAAAAAGGAGCA GGAAGCCAAAGTAAGACAGGGCTAACTGTGAAGAAATCTGCAGAGGACGATGGATCGAATACAAGGCCACAGTGA
- the LOC108343545 gene encoding DUF21 domain-containing protein At4g14240 isoform X1, with translation MNVVSALMVTQDQLGEPEGTPFGSVWWFVYAGISCFLVIFAGIMSGLTLGLMSLGLVDLEILQRSGSPSEKKQAAVILPVVQKQHQLLVTLLLCNAAAMEALPIYLDKMFNQFVAIILSVTFVLFFGEVIPQSICSRYGLAVGANFVWLVRILMIICYPVAYPIGKVLDRLLGHDEALFRRAQLKALVSIHSKEAGKGGELTHDETTIISGALDLTEKTAEEAMTPIESTFSLDVNSKLDWEAMGKILARGHSRVPVYSGNPKNIIGLLLVKSLLTVRPETETPVSAVSIRRIPRVPADMPLYDILNEFQKGSSHMAAVVRARGKEKIIPEITGAETYERNKGVTGDSQLTTPLLLKQDDEKTESVVVDIHKFSRPPSINKSTSLQRSDATTNGSFSDNMDDGEVIGIITLEDVFEELLQEEIVDETDEYVDVHKRIRVAAAAAASSVARAPSIRRSTGQKGAGSQSKTGLTVKKSAEDDGSNTRPQ, from the exons ATGAATGTGGTAAGTGCGTTAATGGTGACTCAGGACCAACTCGGAGAACCTGAGGGCACACCCTTCGGATCCGTATGGTGGTTCGTCTACGCCGGAATCTCCTGCTTCCTTGTCATCTTCGCCGGAATCATGTCCGGTCTAACCCTAGGTCTCATGTCTCTCGGACTCGTTGACCTCGAGATTCTTCAGCGCAGCGGTTCTCCCTCTGAGAAAAAACAAGCAG CCGTTATACTTCCTGTGGTTCAAAAACAACACCAGCTTCTTGTGACTCTGCTTCTGTGTAATGCTGCTGCCATGGAG GCCCTTCCAATATACCTAGATAAGATGTTCAATCAGTTTGTTGCCATAATTCTCTCTGTGACTTTTGTTCTGTTTTTCGGGGAG GTTATTCCGCAATCAATTTGTAGTAGATATGGCCTTGCTGTAGGTGCTAACTTCGTATGGCTTGTCCGAATTTTAATGATAATCTGTTATCCGGTTGCTTATCCCATTGGAAAG GTTCTAGATAGGCTATTGGGGCATGATGAGGCTTTATTTAGGCGAGCTCAGTTAAAAGCTCTTGTCTCAATCCACAGCAAGGAG GCTGGGAAAGGTGGAGAGCTTACGCATGATGAGACAACAATTATCAGTGGAGCACTAGATTTGACTGAAAAG ACTGCTGAAGAGGCCATGACCCCTATCgaatcaactttttctttggATGTTAATTCAAAATTGGACTG GGAGGCAATGGGGAAAATTCTTGCTCGTGGGCATAGCCGAGTTCCTGTGTATTCTGGAAATCCAAAAAACATTATTGGGCTTCTACTA GTCAAAAGTCTTCTCACTGTAAGGCCTGAAACAGAGACACCTGTCAGTGCTGTTTCCATCAGGAGAATCCCACG AGTTCCTGCGGATATGCCTCTTTACGATATACTGAATGAGTTTCAGAAGGGCAGTAGTCACATGGCTGCTGTGGTTAGGGCTAGGGGGAAAGAAAAGATAATTCCTGAAATAACTGGTGCAGAGACATATGAAAGAAATAAAGGGGTTACAGGGGATTCACAATTGACTACTCCATTACTTCTGAAGCAGGATGATGAGAAGACGGAAAGTGTCGTGGTTGACATTCATAAATTTTCAAGACCTCCAAGCATTAATAAGTCAACTAGTTTGCAACGTAGTGATGCCACCACAAATGGTTCCTTTTCGGATAACATGGATGATGGTGAAGTGATTGGTATTATCACATTAGAAGATGTATTTGAAGAACTTTTGCAA GAGGAGATTGTGGATGAGACAGATGAATATGTTGATGTTCATAAGAG aatacgTGTGGCTGCCGCTGCAGCTGCTTCCTCTGTGGCACGGGCCCCATCAATCCGAAGATCGACTGGTCAAAAAGGAGCA GGAAGCCAAAGTAAGACAGGGCTAACTGTGAAGAAATCTGCAGAGGACGATGGATCGAATACAAGGCCACAGTGA
- the LOC108343545 gene encoding DUF21 domain-containing protein At4g14240 isoform X3 — protein sequence MNVVSALMVTQDQLGEPEGTPFGSVWWFVYAGISCFLVIFAGIMSGLTLGLMSLGLVDLEILQRSGSPSEKKQAAVILPVVQKQHQLLVTLLLCNAAAMEVIPQSICSRYGLAVGANFVWLVRILMIICYPVAYPIGKVLDRLLGHDEALFRRAQLKALVSIHSKEAGKGGELTHDETTIISGALDLTEKTAEEAMTPIESTFSLDVNSKLDWEAMGKILARGHSRVPVYSGNPKNIIGLLLVKSLLTVRPETETPVSAVSIRRIPRVPADMPLYDILNEFQKGSSHMAAVVRARGKEKIIPEITGAETYERNKGVTGDSQLTTPLLLKQDDEKTESVVVDIHKFSRPPSINKSTSLQRSDATTNGSFSDNMDDGEVIGIITLEDVFEELLQEEIVDETDEYVDVHKRIRVAAAAAASSVARAPSIRRSTGQKGAGSQSKTGLTVKKSAEDDGSNTRPQ from the exons ATGAATGTGGTAAGTGCGTTAATGGTGACTCAGGACCAACTCGGAGAACCTGAGGGCACACCCTTCGGATCCGTATGGTGGTTCGTCTACGCCGGAATCTCCTGCTTCCTTGTCATCTTCGCCGGAATCATGTCCGGTCTAACCCTAGGTCTCATGTCTCTCGGACTCGTTGACCTCGAGATTCTTCAGCGCAGCGGTTCTCCCTCTGAGAAAAAACAAGCAG CCGTTATACTTCCTGTGGTTCAAAAACAACACCAGCTTCTTGTGACTCTGCTTCTGTGTAATGCTGCTGCCATGGAG GTTATTCCGCAATCAATTTGTAGTAGATATGGCCTTGCTGTAGGTGCTAACTTCGTATGGCTTGTCCGAATTTTAATGATAATCTGTTATCCGGTTGCTTATCCCATTGGAAAG GTTCTAGATAGGCTATTGGGGCATGATGAGGCTTTATTTAGGCGAGCTCAGTTAAAAGCTCTTGTCTCAATCCACAGCAAGGAG GCTGGGAAAGGTGGAGAGCTTACGCATGATGAGACAACAATTATCAGTGGAGCACTAGATTTGACTGAAAAG ACTGCTGAAGAGGCCATGACCCCTATCgaatcaactttttctttggATGTTAATTCAAAATTGGACTG GGAGGCAATGGGGAAAATTCTTGCTCGTGGGCATAGCCGAGTTCCTGTGTATTCTGGAAATCCAAAAAACATTATTGGGCTTCTACTA GTCAAAAGTCTTCTCACTGTAAGGCCTGAAACAGAGACACCTGTCAGTGCTGTTTCCATCAGGAGAATCCCACG AGTTCCTGCGGATATGCCTCTTTACGATATACTGAATGAGTTTCAGAAGGGCAGTAGTCACATGGCTGCTGTGGTTAGGGCTAGGGGGAAAGAAAAGATAATTCCTGAAATAACTGGTGCAGAGACATATGAAAGAAATAAAGGGGTTACAGGGGATTCACAATTGACTACTCCATTACTTCTGAAGCAGGATGATGAGAAGACGGAAAGTGTCGTGGTTGACATTCATAAATTTTCAAGACCTCCAAGCATTAATAAGTCAACTAGTTTGCAACGTAGTGATGCCACCACAAATGGTTCCTTTTCGGATAACATGGATGATGGTGAAGTGATTGGTATTATCACATTAGAAGATGTATTTGAAGAACTTTTGCAA GAGGAGATTGTGGATGAGACAGATGAATATGTTGATGTTCATAAGAG aatacgTGTGGCTGCCGCTGCAGCTGCTTCCTCTGTGGCACGGGCCCCATCAATCCGAAGATCGACTGGTCAAAAAGGAGCA GGAAGCCAAAGTAAGACAGGGCTAACTGTGAAGAAATCTGCAGAGGACGATGGATCGAATACAAGGCCACAGTGA
- the LOC108343403 gene encoding uncharacterized protein LOC108343403 → MSCCFSCCASLACGLCTSTASCISQKSARIGYCGLFGASLVASWILREVGAPLLEKFPWIGASDTHTDEWYQVQAVLRVSLGNFLFFGFLALIMIGVKDQNDKRDSWHHGGWTAKIAIWLLLLVLSFFLPDVIILVYGFIAKFGAGLFLLIQVIILLDFTHSWNDAWVEKDEQKWYIALLAVSVGCYIAAFTVSGLLFIWFNPAGYDCSINIFFLVMTMILAFVFAIIALHPKVNGSLLPASVISLYCAYVCYTGLSSEPRDYECNGLNKSRAVSTGTLVLGMLTTVLSVLYSALRAGSSKTFLSPPSSPKFGESKPLIEEVEEGKTTKEEKEARPVSYSYSFFHLIFALASMYSAMLLSGWTSTSERSDLIDVGWTSVWVRIGTEWVTAALYIWTLSAPLLFPDREFA, encoded by the exons ATGTCGTGTTGTTTTTCTTGCTGCGCGTCTCTGGCCTGTGGTCTCTGTACCTCTACTGCATCTTGCATCTCCCAAAAATCCGCTAGAATCGGTTACTGCGGTCTCTTCGGTGCATCTCTCGTCGCTTCGTGGATCCTCAGAGAAGTTGGAGCACCCCTTTTGGAGAAGTTCCCAT GGATAGGTGCATCCGATACCCACACAGACGAATGGTATCAAGTACAAGCAGTTCTTCGAGTGAGCTTGGGAAATTTCTTGTTCTTTGGTTTCCTAGCCCTTATTATGATTGGTGTGAAAGACCAGAATGACAAGCGTGATTCATGGCACCATGGTGGTTGGACTGCAAAAATAGCGATCTGGCTTTTGCTTCTGGTCCTTTCATTCTTCCTTCCCGATGTCATAATATTAGTATATG GATTCATAGCAAAATTTGGGGCTGGCTTGTTTTTATTGATTCAAGTGATAATCTTACTTGATTTTACTCACTCTTGGAATGATGCATGGGTTGAGAAAGATGAACAGAAATG GTATATTGCTTTACTTGCAGTATCAGTCGGATGCTACATTGCAGCATTTACAGTGTCAGGTCTCCTTTTCATTTGGTTCAACCCTGCTGGATATGATTGTAGCATCAACATCTTCTTCCTTGTCATGACCATGATTCTTGCTTTTGTGTTTGCCATTATCGCCTTGCATCCTAAG GTGAATGGAAGCTTGTTGCCTGCATCTGTGATTTCCCTTTACTGTGCTTATGTGTGCTACACGGGTCTTTCTAGCGAACCTCGTGACTATGAATGCAATGGTCTCAACAAGTCCAGAGCTGTGAGCACAGGTACCCTCGTTCTTGGCATGCTAACAACAGTGCTATCAGTGCTGTATTCTGCCCTTCGTGCTGGATCTTCCAAGACATTCTTATCACCACCATCATCACCTAAATTTG GAGAAAGCAAACCACTTAttgaagaagtagaagaaggaaAGACAACGAAGGAGGAAAAGGAAGCACGACCCGTTAGCTATTCGTATTCATTCTTCCACCTAATATTTGCCCTGGCTAGCATGTATTCAGCCATGCTTCTTTCTGGATGGACCAGCACATCAGAGAGATCAGATCTCATAGATGTTGGTTGGACCTCAGTATGGGTTCGAATCGGCACCGAGTGGGTCACTGCTGCATTGTATATCTGGACTCTCTCGGCTCCTTTGCTCTTCCCTGATCGTGAATTTGCATAG
- the LOC108341108 gene encoding uncharacterized protein At5g19025 isoform X4 produces the protein MKTKMKMVQEEAEEVGLGMSRGMMVQCNVNNKNHSHSHNHNHSHSHSHSHSNNHNHNNVCNCKHSPSATLDLLILLLVLFSGAFLLSSYFSYIFHSLSLLLPSLPLSYLLPFFLFFALSLAAADFCCGPRSRRCQRSGCKGLKKAMEFDLQIHRFGSAPSPDASAEIDRLPWKGGTEANPDYECLRSELRKMAPPNGRALLLFRAPCGCPVAKLEASGPKKGKRHKRTQPSATLNGGDHR, from the exons atgaagacgaagatgaagatggtgcaAGAGGAAGCGGAGGAGGTGGGATTGGGAATGAGCAGAGGGATGATGGTTCAGTGCAATGTGAATAACAAAAACCATAGCCATAGCCATAACCATAACCATAGCCACAGTCATAGCCATAGCCATAGCAATAACCATAATCACAACAATGTGTGCAACTGCAAGCACTCTCCCTCGGCAACCTTGGACCTTCTCATTCTGCTCCTCGTCCTCTTCTCAGGGGCCTTCCTCCTCTCCTCCTATTTCTCATACATCTTCCATTCCCTCTCCCTCCTCCTTCCCTCCCTCCCTCTCTCCTACCTCCtccccttcttcctctttttcgcCCTCTCCCTTGCCGCCGCCGACTTCTGCTGCGGCCCCCGATCCCGCCGCTGTCAGCGCTCCGGATGCAAGGGCCTCAAGAAGGCCATGGAGTTCGATTTGCAGATTCACCGCTTCGGCTCCGCTCCCTCCCCTGATGCCTCTGCTGAAATTGACCGCTTGCCCTGGAAGGGCGGCACCGAGGCCAACCCCGATTACGAGTGTCTCCGCTCTGAACTCCGCAAGATGGCTCCTCCTAACGGACGCGCCCTCTTGCTCTTCCGGGCGCCCTGCGGCTGCCCCGTGGCCAAACTCGAGGCCTCCGGTCCCAAAAAGGGCAAACGCCATAAGAG GACCCAACCCAGTGCTACTCTTAATGGAGGAGATCATCGTTGA
- the LOC108341108 gene encoding uncharacterized protein At5g19025 isoform X1, translated as MKTKMKMVQEEAEEVGLGMSRGMMVQCNVNNKNHSHSHNHNHSHSHSHSHSNNHNHNNVCNCKHSPSATLDLLILLLVLFSGAFLLSSYFSYIFHSLSLLLPSLPLSYLLPFFLFFALSLAAADFCCGPRSRRCQRSGCKGLKKAMEFDLQIHRFGSAPSPDASAEIDRLPWKGGTEANPDYECLRSELRKMAPPNGRALLLFRAPCGCPVAKLEASGPKKGKRHKRWVPCRGLCYLTYGRSWGFETSIICYSGLLWACFCLCSYLHQLEML; from the exons atgaagacgaagatgaagatggtgcaAGAGGAAGCGGAGGAGGTGGGATTGGGAATGAGCAGAGGGATGATGGTTCAGTGCAATGTGAATAACAAAAACCATAGCCATAGCCATAACCATAACCATAGCCACAGTCATAGCCATAGCCATAGCAATAACCATAATCACAACAATGTGTGCAACTGCAAGCACTCTCCCTCGGCAACCTTGGACCTTCTCATTCTGCTCCTCGTCCTCTTCTCAGGGGCCTTCCTCCTCTCCTCCTATTTCTCATACATCTTCCATTCCCTCTCCCTCCTCCTTCCCTCCCTCCCTCTCTCCTACCTCCtccccttcttcctctttttcgcCCTCTCCCTTGCCGCCGCCGACTTCTGCTGCGGCCCCCGATCCCGCCGCTGTCAGCGCTCCGGATGCAAGGGCCTCAAGAAGGCCATGGAGTTCGATTTGCAGATTCACCGCTTCGGCTCCGCTCCCTCCCCTGATGCCTCTGCTGAAATTGACCGCTTGCCCTGGAAGGGCGGCACCGAGGCCAACCCCGATTACGAGTGTCTCCGCTCTGAACTCCGCAAGATGGCTCCTCCTAACGGACGCGCCCTCTTGCTCTTCCGGGCGCCCTGCGGCTGCCCCGTGGCCAAACTCGAGGCCTCCGGTCCCAAAAAGGGCAAACGCCATAAGAG GTGGGTGCCTTGTAGAGGGTTATGTTACCTTACCTATGGAAGAAGTTGGGGCTTTGAGACGTCTATAATATGCTACTCTGGTCTCCTATGGGCCtgtttttgtctttgttctTACCTTCACCAGTTAGAAATGTTGTAA
- the LOC108341108 gene encoding uncharacterized protein At5g19025 isoform X2, with translation MKTKMKMVQEEAEEVGLGMSRGMMVQCNVNNKNHSHSHNHNHSHSHSHSHSNNHNHNNVCNCKHSPSATLDLLILLLVLFSGAFLLSSYFSYIFHSLSLLLPSLPLSYLLPFFLFFALSLAAADFCCGPRSRRCQRSGCKGLKKAMEFDLQIHRFGSAPSPDASAEIDRLPWKGGTEANPDYECLRSELRKMAPPNGRALLLFRAPCGCPVAKLEASGPKKGKRHKRANTCISQRKFGINGYAGLQAN, from the exons atgaagacgaagatgaagatggtgcaAGAGGAAGCGGAGGAGGTGGGATTGGGAATGAGCAGAGGGATGATGGTTCAGTGCAATGTGAATAACAAAAACCATAGCCATAGCCATAACCATAACCATAGCCACAGTCATAGCCATAGCCATAGCAATAACCATAATCACAACAATGTGTGCAACTGCAAGCACTCTCCCTCGGCAACCTTGGACCTTCTCATTCTGCTCCTCGTCCTCTTCTCAGGGGCCTTCCTCCTCTCCTCCTATTTCTCATACATCTTCCATTCCCTCTCCCTCCTCCTTCCCTCCCTCCCTCTCTCCTACCTCCtccccttcttcctctttttcgcCCTCTCCCTTGCCGCCGCCGACTTCTGCTGCGGCCCCCGATCCCGCCGCTGTCAGCGCTCCGGATGCAAGGGCCTCAAGAAGGCCATGGAGTTCGATTTGCAGATTCACCGCTTCGGCTCCGCTCCCTCCCCTGATGCCTCTGCTGAAATTGACCGCTTGCCCTGGAAGGGCGGCACCGAGGCCAACCCCGATTACGAGTGTCTCCGCTCTGAACTCCGCAAGATGGCTCCTCCTAACGGACGCGCCCTCTTGCTCTTCCGGGCGCCCTGCGGCTGCCCCGTGGCCAAACTCGAGGCCTCCGGTCCCAAAAAGGGCAAACGCCATAAGAG GGCAAACACTTGTATATCTCAAAGGAAGTTTGGAATAAACGGGTATGCTGGATTGCAAGCCAATTGA
- the LOC108341108 gene encoding uncharacterized protein At5g19025 isoform X3, producing MKTKMKMVQEEAEEVGLGMSRGMMVQCNVNNKNHSHSHNHNHSHSHSHSHSNNHNHNNVCNCKHSPSATLDLLILLLVLFSGAFLLSSYFSYIFHSLSLLLPSLPLSYLLPFFLFFALSLAAADFCCGPRSRRCQRSGCKGLKKAMEFDLQIHRFGSAPSPDASAEIDRLPWKGGTEANPDYECLRSELRKMAPPNGRALLLFRAPCGCPVAKLEASGPKKGKRHKRFFSSVHLLSLCHCGTVHFL from the exons atgaagacgaagatgaagatggtgcaAGAGGAAGCGGAGGAGGTGGGATTGGGAATGAGCAGAGGGATGATGGTTCAGTGCAATGTGAATAACAAAAACCATAGCCATAGCCATAACCATAACCATAGCCACAGTCATAGCCATAGCCATAGCAATAACCATAATCACAACAATGTGTGCAACTGCAAGCACTCTCCCTCGGCAACCTTGGACCTTCTCATTCTGCTCCTCGTCCTCTTCTCAGGGGCCTTCCTCCTCTCCTCCTATTTCTCATACATCTTCCATTCCCTCTCCCTCCTCCTTCCCTCCCTCCCTCTCTCCTACCTCCtccccttcttcctctttttcgcCCTCTCCCTTGCCGCCGCCGACTTCTGCTGCGGCCCCCGATCCCGCCGCTGTCAGCGCTCCGGATGCAAGGGCCTCAAGAAGGCCATGGAGTTCGATTTGCAGATTCACCGCTTCGGCTCCGCTCCCTCCCCTGATGCCTCTGCTGAAATTGACCGCTTGCCCTGGAAGGGCGGCACCGAGGCCAACCCCGATTACGAGTGTCTCCGCTCTGAACTCCGCAAGATGGCTCCTCCTAACGGACGCGCCCTCTTGCTCTTCCGGGCGCCCTGCGGCTGCCCCGTGGCCAAACTCGAGGCCTCCGGTCCCAAAAAGGGCAAACGCCATAAGAG attttttagttcagttcacCTTCTCAGCCTCTGCCATTGCGGAACAGTTCACTTTCTTTAG